AGCGGCTGCCTTTAGTTGAAACATATAAGGCTATAAACGTGTCATTTTTAGTGATCGGTAAGATAAGCATAGGCAACTTTGAAATaattgtccaaatatggataaCTAGCGGCTTGTTCGAATTTGTATTGCACAAATAGAATCACTATTTGCGGTTCTGCTTAGTGATCAATAAGATAAATGGAGacataaaatttgttagtaAAAATAGGAACTATTAGCATGTCCAAACTTCAAAACTTGTTCCACACAACAAAAGAAGGAGCTTTGTACTCACTGAGAAAGCATTCTTCAGAAAAGATGCACAATTTACTACCAACTGAAGAAAGAACCCCGATAATGCAGGCATGAATGAATAGCTCGAAAGAAGTGGTATTGTCAATATCTGCACACCACAATGTCTAATAAGCTGAACCGTTATAATATAACCAAGCTATCAAGCAAGTAATAAATGGTCTTACTGCAATTGTTCGGACTAATGCGATGGGTTCTATAGACTTCGCAACCGACggaaaaatcaaaatttgataTATTAGGAGGAAGAGACCTGACAAAAAGTAGCAAACTTTGCATGTAACACAACACAGCACAATGGATGAAAAATGATTAACTGAGTTCACCGCAAAAAAAAGGTCCCCCATTGCTCACATGCTTCATATAAATTATGGTGCTAGcctgaattaaaaaaaattaagagcaTATATTTTAGTCATATAAGATAAAGCTGCATTAATATGTGCCCACATTACATATTTTATATAGGCAATTTGCACCACTTCAAAGTGCGCAGTTCCAACAAATGCCACTGCAACGTTCAGTATTGTAAATAGGCAATACTCATTTAGTCTAATCATTCAGATCTCACTATGGTCAGTAAAATACGGGCAACACCAGATGCCATTATGCAGTGGAATAGATGTAAATTTCCCTATTTTATATGTTTGCATTGCCATATGAATAGTCACATTACAAGGGTCTAGAGCTTCCCTTGGATCCCCCATCATAGATTCAATCTCAATGAATAAATCCAAGGGTCATGACCTGTAAATTCTCAACTCCAGTTTTAGTGGGAATTTCCTATTGTGTCTACTCTATAATACCTGAGGTTGCAAGAATGCTGCCCACATCTTGAGAAGAAAAGCTTAATCCACCATATTTCCTGTCACTGACAGCCCAAAGTGAAAATACCTGCAATTTATGTCTTTCCAGAAGAAAATCGATCAATATTAATGGCAATGTAAGCAACGAAAAACATGGGCTGCTAAAGAACCACAGCAATATATAACATTACCTCTGCATAAGCCATGTCCTGAAGAGAGAAAATGCAATATACAGTGATAGCGGAAATCAATGGGCCGTTTGTGAATAAACTGAGACATCCACCACAGTTTTCTTCAGCATTTGGATCGGAAAGAGATTCTTCAGCAGCTTCAACTGAATTATTTGAAATCGTATCTTTGTGTTTATGCAAAGTTTCCTGCACCATTTCAGACATGTCAACTCATCAAGTACAGGTCAGTTCATGTGGGTAATGTTTTATGTGGGGTTGCACATACCGTACCACTGCCAGCGCAAACCCAGGGCCAGAGCCAGATGGgtgcggcggcagccggcagCAGGCTAGGCTTAGAGATAAGCCTCTATCGTTATATGTTGGATTTCAATGTTTCCATCTAGAGATCAGATCTCCTTCTAAGTTGCTAGTTTGCTTAGGACTCAAGCTGATGTTTTCCATCAGGAGTCATGCAAGGCTACACTTTATTCACTATcaatcaagcaagaaaaaaactcCCTTTCTACCACATCCGCTCCTGGGCACCTTGTCAACAGAGCCCAGTGAAAGTGCACTTTGGATCTCTAAGTGGGTCTTGATGATTGATGGAAAAACAATTAAGGGACTAATGTGTGCATCAAGTGTGATCAAGTGTTTAGTCCCAAATGCAAAGAATATAATCAGCATTGAAGAACCCAAAAAGGTTGGGAAATATGCCTCAAAGAAATGAAGATCAAGGTCACTTTTCCATCCTATAGTCAGAGCTCCCAAAAATTTCTGAAGTGCCTGAGATTCTCCTCTGGACTTAGTCTTTGAAATCTCTGAATATCTGCGTCTGAAAGTTGAGGTGTCCGAAAATACTTGAAGTGTCCAACAATACTTTCGGTCCACCTCAGCTGAGGTTTTTGAAATCTCGGAACCTTGGAAAACGCTCTCTGGAAACACTACTTCGAGGTCATTTGAACTTTCCAAATGTGGGTTCAAGTTGGAACCTGCGATGTTGGCTTCAGTCCATTGTCCTCTCGAAAGTCAGAATTCTGAGTTCATGTCACGGGTCCAAGATCTGTTCTGACCATCAAAGTATCTGCTATTTCAAAATGTTGGGACCTCTGAGATTCAGAGTATCTGCTATTTCTTCATAACGGCTAGTTTTTTATGGGACTACCTCAACCCTCTTATACTGAAACTCTTGGCCAGTTTATTCTTCTGCCCTCAAGGATCCTCTAGGGGAAatctgagagagagagagagaaagatagatagatagatagatagatagagagagagagagaagaaagaggGGAGTTAGTCTCCAAGATAGTTGATCGCAGTTTATTACTCTTGGAGATTGGCGTCCGCGTGTCGGCTAGTAATCACTTGAGAGCCTTCGAGAAGATTGTGAAAAGCCTCAAGAAGTTTGTGATGGTTCGGAACTCGCCTACTGCAAGGCGAAGAAGCTACCACAAATGAGGGGGGTTTGCATTTTCAAGCCCTTGACAGAGCACGTTGGTGATAGATTTGATCTTGGATCAAGCTTCCTCAATGGAGACATAGGATCCCGCCAAGGATCTGAACTTTGACATGAAACCTTCACGCCTCGGTTGTCTCTAAAACTTTGTGTTTGAATCCTGTAAATAACTTATGCTAGCTTTTCCCCTCACTTTAGCAATTACATCATCACCAAATTCCTAACTGTTGCCAAGTAACCAAACTTCAGGCTCAAAATTTGTTCACCCACTCAAGTCGATAGCCTTGATCCTTTCACTCAGTCTCCCATTGTGCAGACTTACAACTTATGCTTAGGATCTGGGGGTTCATAGCATGTAAAGTCTTTGTCCGAAAATCAAGTGTGGCTACACATACAACAAACGTGAAATACCTTAACACTACTCCTATCATTGGTTGAGTCCATTCCTATCTACTCTTATCATTAGCTGAGTGCCCATTCAAGAAATCATAGCACCGCAGTTGTATGTAATGCTgaacaaaaacaacaaaatatctTTTTTTATCAAACTCTCAATATTGATGGATTATCACGTAGAAATGTGATTCAGTGCCAAAACGGGGTTCTTAAAAACACACTTCTAGACAAATTTGGAGTCATGGAGGTTGAAGGTTGACAAATTCGCCACGGGCACCTCGTTATTGATGGTTATGTCGCATATACTAGTATACTACTGAAGGAACAATCCGCTTTAATAAGACACACAAGGAGCCAAACCTGATATTTGATCACTGGTAGGCAGGGAGTACAACCAACCCACTAACCACGCAAGCTATTATCAAACTATTACTTGATATTATTGCGTTCTCAAGGGTCTACTTTCAGATCCTACAGAACTGACTAGTTGCCCAGCTGTGTTTTAGGACAAAATACAGAATACATATGGTAGATAGAACAAATGTCCTATCACAGTCATATCTAGTTTAAAAAGGACATTTCTCAACCCGTTGTACTTCATTTATTTGTCATCTACCTATCCTTGCCAATCATTATGTTATGACACCAACAAGTGCTGGTCAGGCAAGAATACAGAGGCCTACTGGGAGCATGCAACTCCGCTTATAGTGAACATTAAAGGGGAAACGGTTATTTCTTATCCCAAAACGGTGTTTGCTTCAacacaaaaatattaattGTATGCATCTAGGAACAACAGACTCACCGGAAGCCAGAAGCAAGCAATTAAAGCAGCAATGGCAAGGAGTGATATGCATAGGCAGGGGAGAAAATATGGAAAcctaaaaaaatgcatgtttaAACAGAATTAGCATCAAAGAATAAAGGGATATAAAAAAGATAAGCAAAGCGAATAAAAAAGCATTTAAAAAGGATTCACATGCTTACCTCCCAAATATGGAGTTCTGAGAGAATATGCCTGGATATTTATCTGCAGGCTGCAATCCACAAGCAAAATTTGCTTACAGAGCTTCTAAACATTTCTTAACCATAATTGCATATCAACATaataaatttgaaacaatCAAATTAAGTAGCTAGTTTTGGCGCCTTAGAAATTAATAATGAATAGAATTAGCATCTTTCATGCATGTTCTTTAACATAAGTTTTATAAATGGGAGAATATGTTGCCATAATTTGATTATCATGAGTAAATGGTTGATCTATATAAAACAGCAGATAAATGAACTATATAATAGGATGATTAGAaagaggacaataaaaaaaacttgataaTGAATATAATAAGTTTGATGTAGAGTCATCATAGATGATAACAGACCAAGACTCAGTTCCATGAAAAGATTAAATGAACTATATTACCTGTGCAAGATAACCACCAATGGCTGGTCCAACAATAAGGCCTATGCCACGTGAGGAGGAAATCTGATGGATTATCCAACAAAAAGCAACAGGCCGTTTAATATAATTGCCCAGTAAAGTTGGAACTTGGGAGTAACAGAAGAATTTTAAGTAATAACTCGAGCATCTTACAAGTGATACTCGAGCATCTTACAAGTGATAATGCCAGGTGACTGTGTTCTTTCCGGGAAACTTCTGTAGCATAAGCCTGAACACAAAAATAAGACCAAAAACAATTAGTGTGGCGATACGTTTGATTTGTACATCTAATCGCTATGTTGTCTTTGAGGTCTCAAGATCACAAAGCTACCAAGACAGCAAGATTGAATCCTAACAGACCACAATCACATTCATGACTTTCAGcttataattgttatttgcTTTGGCATTATTGTGGGTAGTCTTTATACTGTTCTTAGAAATTAATAACAGTGCAGCATGTGAATACTAGCTGGTTGGAAAAAATTATGTGGTCTCAAACCATGCTATTAAAAGGCCTCAATCACTCTAACAAACAAGCTTCTTCCGAAACAGGCTAACAATCTAACAGTAGTGTGCATTTCACCGCAACTGAAGTTACGAACCATCCTTCTCTGATGAAATAATGCAAGAAAAATTCAGGCCggtaaattttttttaaagaagcTACTGTTGAATAAATATAAGAATATGAATCAGGCATCTGAGCAGTAGGTAAATAAGCTGCAAGAACATGATGGAAGATTCTAGTAACCGAAAGGGAGGCACTCAATTTGGTTAAGGTACCTTAATTGGTCCGAGCATACCAGAAAAAAGTCCAAGCAGACCTCTTGTGGCTAATGCCATCCAATAACTTGAGCTGAGTCCAAAGAGTGTATTGAAGATAATTCTGAAATGGATGAGAAAACATGCTTAAATTCTGGCTGCATCTGGCAAATTACAACCAAAGAAAATCTATGTCTGAGAGTACAACTGTCTACATTTTGTTGAAACAATATCCATTTTAGGGATGTTGAATGAATATCCTTACACTGAAAATAGGGTAATTACAAGAACTGGTTTCCTCCCGTACTTATCAGCCACAACTCCCCATATTACAGATGAGAGTGCTCTGCCACACATATATGAAGCACCTTCATTGACAGAAAAGGCACCATAAGTTTATCATGATAGATAAAGCTGAGGCATATCCTTCACAGAACAATATCCTTACACAGCTATGTTCAAGTGTTTCAGAAGATTGACATAAAAGAGGAGCTTTGCTTTGAAGAGAACTCACCAACAAAACCAGCATAAAATCCaatatcttcttcttctttagcGATGTGCAGGTCCCTTATCTGCAAACAGACAACCAGTGCTGATAATCAATAAGTTTTTACAAAAATATTCAGCATTAGGAATTATAAACTACTTGAAAGATAAATCTAATTTGAAGTCATGTTATCAGACTTAAAAGGATAAATTGTTATTTGCCTTTGGTCCCATCTATTTTAGTTTCTTCATTTGGTTTCCACAGTGCTGTTTTAAATTCAACAACCGTGTGACCAACAAAACCTATGCCAGAGTACgatacaagaaaaaaaaagcacttTTCTTCAGCTTCAGTAGAACACATTTACAACACATGATTCTCAAAGAAATGCACCAGTCACTGCTGCGGAGGTGCCAGAATGTGACATTTTGGGTTTAAGAGGTGGAGGTGATGCGCTCTTTGGCTATTCCACTGTTCATAAACACTAGGTTCATAGTGATGTCATAAACCGGACCTTGAAGGTTCCTAGTGCTGATAACAGTTTTTGGGTAATCGAATGAAGCAAGAAAACATGAAACAATAAACTAGTTTGCTATACATAAGTCACCTGTTTTCAAGATAGAGATCAGTCGACTTGCTTGGCgttggatcttaatccaacgacaACATGTGGGAGAGGGAGGAGTTAGGATAACACACATATATCTTAATCCAACAGTTCTGAATCGTCAACTTAGTTTTAAGggttttgcttaaaaatcaggcaactgAGTCATAGCCACACCCAACAATAAAACTACAAAAGGAGCAAACCTTTGTTTCGACTTATCTCGTAATCTTATGCAAAGCTTGTATCATGGATCAACAAATAGTGCAttaaaaataaattgcaacGAATAGAGCATCAAAATTGTTACACTTGTaactcttctcttttttttcatgaaacaAAAGTGAACTTTTCTTGATGCATTAATAGAAAGAAGGTTATGTACAAGCCCAAGAAAAGGCAATATTGCATATTGGAAAAAGAGAGTGCAGTAGTATTGCTCACCATAAAATACAAGAAGGGAAACAAGGACTGTATCGGCAAAGCTGCAAATAACAAAATTTTCATGATTAATTCGTATAGGACATAACCATAGATATCTGAAATCATATCTTAGTAAAATATCTGAAATTATATTAGTAAAATGTCTTATGCGCGTCACAGTGATAAAATAATCATCTCAACTCTCAAGTAAACAAATGGAAAAGCCATCCGACTAACCACGAAAGTAGCCATCCACAGACAAGCAGAAGGAACCAAGTTTGACATGGCCACTATTCGAACTCACGCCAAACCACCATGTGCCGTGATAAAGCAGGACTCTATTCGATCCAACATTACACTAGCCAAATGTGACTAAATTCCAAGGTGGGTCAGTGGGTGTTGCAAAGAAAGATTCCAAGAAACAAACGCAGAGATACCGCCGAGAGAAACATTCCATTAAAAGTGTGGCATGTTTCGGGGTTGCAATTTTGGGCAGACTTAGTCGCGGAACCCAAACCTGTAAGTGAGAGCTGAGAGGAAAGATACAAAGATCCGGATGACACAGAAGAGCACTAGTCAAGAAAGTAGTACTAATGAAGGCAAGTTTAAGTCTGAAGACCCATGTGCTGTCACATCAGAAGTCAAGAACGAGCGAAAATGAGTAAAGAAAACGCTACATTTTTCAGGCCAAGCCTGCCCGCGTGCTGCAGCCAAAGCTAAACAGCGAGAGATCAACCAGCTGAACAAAGGCCAAGAAGGCAAGAAGCTGATGTAACGCAGATATCAGAAATATGGTCACGCGGGATAAATCAACCACGGAGAACGTAAGAACTACTCCCtacgatccataaaaagtgccGTCCaacacaaattttgtactaggtgggcgacacttttctGGATCGGAGCGAGTAACAAATATTAGCCGAACCAAAGAGAGAGCGATTACTCCGTCTTTTGAAAACTGATTAGTGATTACTTCGGTTGATAAAATGTTTGTCCTACTAAGCAATTGTTCTCAGGAAAAATAAACAAGCGA
The Brachypodium distachyon strain Bd21 chromosome 2, Brachypodium_distachyon_v3.0, whole genome shotgun sequence genome window above contains:
- the LOC112270916 gene encoding probable peptide/nitrate transporter At3g43790 encodes the protein MSDDAPGGGGGSGGGAAEPLLKKARYHPNCPGCRVDRRKEEREGFPFTELSCMWLVTICSTLPIQSLFPFLYFMIRDLHIAKEEEDIGFYAGFVGASYMCGRALSSVIWGVVADKYGRKPVLVITLFSVIIFNTLFGLSSSYWMALATRGLLGLFSGMLGPIKAYATEVSRKEHSHLALSLISSSRGIGLIVGPAIGGYLAQPADKYPGIFSQNSIFGRFPYFLPCLCISLLAIAALIACFWLPETLHKHKDTISNNSVEAAEESLSDPNAEENCGGCLSLFTNGPLISAITVYCIFSLQDMAYAEVFSLWAVSDRKYGGLSFSSQDVGSILATSGLFLLIYQILIFPSVAKSIEPIALVRTIAILTIPLLSSYSFMPALSGFFLQLVVNCASFLKNAFSVTTITVFNILMNDAVSQDLRASANGLSVTLMSIFKAIAPAIAGVIFSWAQRRQTAPFLPGDHLVFFMLNVVTLVGITLTFRPFFARSSTKH